One genomic window of Halorhabdus sp. CBA1104 includes the following:
- a CDS encoding 16S ribosomal RNA methyltransferase A, translating to MNDGTESDPTASGHRDPDALLARAGAAGNPDRDQHFLVDDRVLDRIPTYAREAAVDCSHVLEIGAGNGALTDRLLAVADRVTAIERDPDLATFLREEFADAIGEGRLTVIEGDALEVELPAYTASISNLPYGASSEILFRLLPDGNPLIAMVQQEFGERMAAAPGTDEYGRLSVTAGHYADVELVEPVPPEAFSPPPAVDSAIVRALPGEPDYTVPDDAFFLDFVKAVFTQRRKTVRNGIRNTAHISGLDDPGAVVEAADEELLSKRAGKLPPAEFAQLATLAYDVGLNDD from the coding sequence ATGAACGACGGTACCGAGAGCGATCCGACGGCAAGCGGACACCGAGATCCGGACGCGCTGCTCGCCCGCGCCGGGGCCGCTGGCAATCCCGACCGCGACCAGCACTTCCTCGTCGACGATCGGGTCCTCGACCGGATTCCGACCTACGCGAGGGAGGCCGCTGTCGATTGCTCGCACGTGCTGGAGATCGGCGCCGGGAATGGCGCACTTACCGATCGACTACTCGCCGTCGCCGATCGTGTGACGGCAATCGAGCGCGACCCCGATCTGGCGACGTTTCTCCGCGAGGAGTTCGCCGACGCGATCGGCGAGGGTCGGCTGACGGTCATCGAAGGCGACGCCCTCGAGGTCGAACTGCCCGCATACACTGCGTCGATCTCGAATCTGCCCTACGGTGCCTCCAGTGAGATCCTCTTCAGGCTGCTCCCGGACGGCAACCCACTGATCGCGATGGTCCAACAGGAGTTCGGAGAGCGGATGGCCGCCGCGCCGGGAACCGACGAGTACGGCCGACTGTCGGTGACGGCGGGCCACTACGCCGACGTCGAACTCGTCGAACCGGTCCCGCCAGAAGCATTCTCGCCGCCACCAGCCGTCGACAGCGCGATCGTTCGGGCACTCCCGGGCGAGCCCGACTACACCGTTCCCGACGACGCATTCTTCCTGGACTTCGTGAAGGCGGTGTTCACCCAGCGACGCAAGACCGTCCGGAACGGGATCCGGAATACGGCCCACATTTCCGGGTTGGACGATCCCGGCGCGGTCGTCGAGGCCGCCGACGAGGAACTGCTGAGCAAACGGGCCGGCAAGCTCCCGCCTGCCGAGTTCGCCCAGTTGGCAACCCTGGCGTACGACGTCGGCCTTAACGATGACTGA
- a CDS encoding HemK2/MTQ2 family protein methyltransferase has protein sequence MTDDEASTERDDDRPALAEQRSVDSVYGASEDSHLLAEAVVEAVEAGERALDVGTGSGYVAAALAEAGVDVAGTDLNPAACQQAREVGIPVARANLLDPIPADAVDVVAFNPPYLPADPDTDWGDWMQTALSGGEDGRAVVDPFLTDVARVLREGGRAFLLVSSLTGIEEVRDFAREQGLGSSIVAEDSFPFERLVVLRLAPD, from the coding sequence ATGACTGACGACGAGGCGTCGACCGAACGGGACGACGATCGCCCGGCCCTGGCCGAACAGCGCAGCGTCGATTCGGTTTACGGGGCAAGCGAGGACTCCCACCTACTTGCGGAGGCCGTCGTCGAGGCGGTCGAAGCGGGCGAGCGCGCTCTGGATGTGGGGACTGGCTCGGGCTATGTCGCCGCTGCACTCGCCGAGGCTGGCGTCGACGTGGCTGGCACGGACCTGAACCCGGCAGCCTGTCAGCAGGCACGCGAAGTGGGGATTCCGGTCGCGCGCGCGAACCTGCTCGATCCGATCCCCGCCGATGCGGTGGATGTGGTGGCGTTCAACCCGCCGTATCTGCCGGCCGACCCCGACACGGACTGGGGCGACTGGATGCAAACGGCCCTCTCGGGTGGTGAAGACGGGCGTGCCGTGGTCGATCCATTCCTTACAGATGTCGCACGGGTGCTTCGGGAGGGTGGACGGGCGTTCCTGCTCGTCAGCAGCCTCACCGGGATCGAGGAGGTTCGCGATTTTGCTAGAGAGCAGGGCCTCGGCTCGTCGATCGTCGCCGAGGACTCTTTCCCTTTCGAGCGGCTGGTCGTTTTGCGGTTGGCCCCCGATTGA
- a CDS encoding UbiD family decarboxylase, which translates to MGLRAFLNDEERTTLTEQVDPRFELPALAVQEESQPTVFDDVEGYQNVRAVANTLGSREMIGRALDVEPSAIVDAMGSAMDDPLSIEETAAPSFEHVASEPTIDEHVPIPVFYDEHERQYFASSVVISEDPETGVTNCSFHRMMFEEGNRLVMRLVERHLHDIYSRTEGGLDVAVVMGVHPAVELAAATSFAPEKSELALANRLLDGDLATAAVDGIEVPADAEIVMRATITDERAEEGPFVDLSRTWDRTRSQPVVTVADLYMRPDPYARIIVPGRTEHAHLMGIPQEPRIYRIVENTVPTVQNVVLTPGGCSWLHGVVQLEKRSEGDPKNAGMAALAAHPSMKKVTVVDSDIDPADPAAVEWATATRMQPDEDITVIENAKGSSLDPSQDYDRGTLAKWIVDATVPGNRDRADFAEVTVPGAEEIDLADYQ; encoded by the coding sequence ATGGGTTTACGAGCCTTTCTGAACGACGAAGAGCGGACGACCCTCACTGAGCAAGTCGATCCACGGTTCGAACTCCCGGCGCTGGCTGTCCAGGAGGAATCCCAGCCGACCGTCTTCGATGACGTCGAGGGGTATCAGAACGTCCGCGCGGTGGCCAACACGCTTGGTTCCCGTGAGATGATCGGCCGGGCGCTCGACGTCGAGCCCTCGGCAATCGTCGACGCGATGGGCTCGGCGATGGACGATCCGCTCTCCATCGAGGAGACGGCCGCCCCCTCGTTCGAGCACGTCGCGAGCGAGCCGACCATCGACGAACACGTGCCGATTCCGGTGTTCTACGACGAGCACGAACGCCAGTACTTCGCTTCCTCGGTCGTGATCAGCGAGGATCCCGAGACTGGTGTCACCAACTGCTCGTTCCACCGAATGATGTTCGAGGAAGGGAATCGACTCGTCATGCGCCTGGTCGAGCGCCACCTCCACGACATCTACTCCCGAACCGAGGGCGGGCTCGACGTCGCGGTCGTGATGGGTGTCCATCCGGCGGTCGAGTTGGCGGCCGCCACGTCGTTTGCGCCCGAGAAGAGCGAACTCGCGCTGGCCAATCGCCTGCTCGATGGCGACCTGGCGACCGCTGCGGTCGACGGGATCGAAGTGCCGGCCGACGCCGAGATCGTCATGCGGGCGACGATCACCGACGAGCGGGCCGAGGAAGGGCCGTTCGTGGATCTCTCCCGGACGTGGGATCGCACGCGCTCTCAACCTGTCGTGACGGTCGCGGACCTCTACATGCGGCCCGACCCCTACGCGCGGATCATCGTCCCCGGCCGAACTGAGCATGCTCACCTCATGGGTATCCCACAGGAGCCCCGGATCTACCGGATCGTCGAGAACACCGTCCCGACGGTCCAGAACGTCGTGTTGACGCCCGGTGGGTGTTCGTGGCTGCACGGGGTCGTCCAGCTCGAAAAGCGCAGCGAGGGGGATCCAAAGAACGCGGGGATGGCCGCGCTTGCGGCCCACCCCTCGATGAAGAAGGTCACGGTCGTCGACAGCGATATCGATCCGGCCGATCCGGCAGCCGTCGAGTGGGCGACTGCGACCCGGATGCAGCCCGACGAGGACATCACCGTGATCGAGAACGCCAAGGGATCGTCGCTCGATCCGTCACAGGACTACGATCGCGGAACGCTCGCGAAGTGGATCGTCGACGCGACGGTGCCAGGCAATCGTGACCGGGCGGACTTCGCCGAGGTGACGGTCCCTGGCGCTGAGGAGATCGATCTCGCCGACTATCAGTGA
- a CDS encoding aconitase X catalytic domain-containing protein, which yields MHLTQHEEDLLESDNDAVRKAMELLVKLGDIYGAEEMIEIESAQASGISYKSIGDPGVEFLEGFAEEGAETSVPTFANPAGMDFERWEELGIDEAFADKQQRIRDALKEMGIVLSFTCTPYLAGNLPRRGQHVAWAESSAVSFVNSVVGAKTNREGGPSALAAAITGRTPKYGLHLEDNRQPTYRIDVEADIESQADFAALGSWTGRLVEDGKPYFTGVDSGGTDDLKALGAAMAATGAVALHFLEGVTTEMEPPENVETVTFGEGELTEEYAELTTADDPELVVIGCPHCSPEEIQDVAATVEGKSLTSDLWVCTSASVKTWADRNGLTETIEAAGGKVLADTCNVVSPIEELGYESSATDSAKAATYLPGFCNQDVAFNDKETLLAEVTE from the coding sequence ATGCATCTGACACAGCACGAGGAAGACTTACTCGAATCGGACAACGACGCCGTCCGGAAGGCGATGGAACTGCTCGTCAAACTCGGGGATATCTACGGCGCCGAGGAGATGATCGAGATCGAGTCCGCCCAGGCCTCGGGCATCTCCTACAAGTCGATCGGCGACCCCGGTGTCGAGTTTCTGGAGGGATTCGCCGAGGAGGGTGCCGAAACGTCGGTCCCGACGTTCGCCAACCCCGCCGGGATGGACTTCGAGCGCTGGGAGGAACTGGGCATCGACGAGGCTTTCGCCGACAAACAGCAGCGTATTCGTGACGCCCTCAAGGAGATGGGGATCGTCCTCTCGTTTACGTGTACGCCGTATCTCGCGGGCAACCTCCCGCGGCGCGGCCAGCACGTCGCGTGGGCCGAATCCTCGGCCGTCTCCTTCGTCAACAGCGTCGTGGGCGCCAAAACCAACCGCGAGGGCGGTCCCTCGGCGCTGGCCGCGGCGATCACCGGGCGGACACCGAAGTACGGTCTGCACCTGGAAGACAATCGCCAGCCGACTTATCGCATCGATGTCGAGGCCGACATCGAGAGCCAGGCCGACTTCGCAGCGCTTGGCTCCTGGACGGGCCGACTCGTCGAGGACGGCAAGCCGTACTTCACTGGGGTCGATTCGGGCGGGACGGACGATCTGAAGGCCCTGGGTGCGGCGATGGCCGCCACCGGCGCGGTCGCGCTGCACTTCCTCGAGGGCGTGACGACCGAAATGGAGCCCCCGGAGAACGTCGAGACAGTGACCTTCGGCGAGGGCGAACTCACCGAGGAGTACGCGGAACTCACGACCGCGGACGATCCGGAGCTTGTGGTCATCGGGTGTCCACACTGCTCGCCCGAGGAGATTCAGGACGTCGCGGCGACCGTCGAGGGCAAGAGCCTCACGAGCGATCTGTGGGTCTGTACGAGCGCCTCGGTCAAGACCTGGGCCGACCGGAATGGGCTGACCGAGACGATCGAAGCGGCCGGTGGGAAAGTGCTTGCCGACACCTGCAACGTCGTCTCGCCGATCGAGGAACTGGGCTATGAATCCAGCGCAACCGACTCCGCGAAGGCCGCGACGTATCTGCCCGGCTTTTGCAACCAGGACGTAGCGTTCAACGACAAGGAGACGCTGCTCGCGGAGGTGACCGAGTGA
- a CDS encoding aconitase X swivel domain-containing protein, producing MTAESTNGTADGAIDAEPITEGIGRGEVLRSPVPISFYGAVEPDTGEFIEDGHPLEGENIAGKVLVFPRGKGSTVGSYVLYGLANNGCGPAAIVNEETETIVATGAILGEIPCLDSPEVALETLEDDETVEVDADAGEIRRQ from the coding sequence ATGACAGCAGAATCGACCAACGGGACGGCAGACGGTGCGATCGACGCCGAACCGATCACTGAAGGAATCGGCCGTGGTGAAGTCCTCCGTTCGCCCGTCCCGATCAGTTTCTACGGCGCGGTCGAACCCGACACCGGTGAGTTCATCGAGGATGGCCACCCGCTTGAGGGTGAGAACATTGCGGGGAAAGTGCTGGTCTTCCCGCGCGGAAAGGGTTCGACGGTCGGCTCCTACGTCCTCTACGGGCTGGCGAACAACGGCTGTGGGCCCGCTGCGATCGTCAACGAGGAGACCGAGACCATCGTCGCCACGGGCGCGATCCTCGGGGAGATTCCCTGTCTGGACTCGCCTGAGGTGGCCCTCGAAACGCTCGAAGACGACGAGACAGTCGAGGTCGACGCCGATGCGGGCGAGATACGTCGACAATGA
- a CDS encoding UbiX family flavin prenyltransferase: MTETRFVVGVTGASGIPIAVRTVEALAEHGAVHTVVTEAAESVMAQESGSREATMGRLRAASEQLYGESEVGAPIASGSFDTDGMVVVPASMNTVAAVATGRSDSLVTRAADVTLKERRRLVVVPRETPLSQRHLENLTKLAELGVDVVPPVLGFYFDPQEPADFLDHVVGKVLERFDLDHDCYDAWTPE; encoded by the coding sequence ATGACCGAGACGCGCTTCGTCGTCGGCGTGACGGGTGCTTCGGGCATCCCGATCGCCGTCCGGACCGTCGAGGCTCTGGCTGAACACGGCGCGGTTCACACCGTCGTGACCGAGGCTGCCGAGTCGGTGATGGCTCAGGAGTCGGGGTCCCGCGAGGCGACGATGGGGCGGCTGCGAGCGGCCTCGGAGCAACTCTACGGGGAGAGCGAAGTGGGGGCGCCGATCGCTTCGGGCTCGTTCGATACCGACGGGATGGTGGTCGTCCCGGCCTCGATGAACACTGTCGCGGCCGTCGCGACCGGTCGTTCGGACTCGCTGGTGACACGGGCGGCCGACGTGACGCTGAAGGAACGCCGTCGACTCGTCGTCGTGCCTCGGGAGACGCCGCTGAGCCAGCGCCATCTGGAGAACCTGACGAAACTCGCGGAGCTTGGCGTCGACGTCGTGCCCCCCGTGTTGGGATTTTACTTCGATCCACAGGAGCCAGCCGACTTCCTCGATCACGTCGTCGGGAAGGTCCTCGAACGCTTCGACCTCGACCACGACTGCTACGACGCCTGGACCCCCGAGTGA
- a CDS encoding AEC family transporter, with product MDVLTRLVVMIGLLAVGVGLRTGDILTARRVGWLNSVAFYVVLPALVFDSTHDEPLGEIISVRLLVGVVALVAVTAVIAMVVHRRLESPSARAAATVQSYHTNLGYIGLPVVASALGERAAAIGSVVLGIGALVQIPLTVMLLVRITGAGTNVRDELGRLVTNPVLIALLVGLAVSQAPFAVTGRPAAGIALVAEAALPIALLCVGGSIELESIDFDRSIVGRVLALKLLAMPAIAWLVLLAVGATPATLRTVVVMFGAPTAVSTFIYVTEMGGDRRLASVNVFLTTVASAITLSALIALAP from the coding sequence ATGGACGTGCTGACCCGGCTCGTCGTGATGATCGGGCTGCTTGCAGTCGGTGTGGGATTGCGAACAGGTGACATTTTGACCGCGAGACGCGTCGGGTGGCTCAACAGTGTCGCCTTCTACGTCGTCCTCCCAGCGCTGGTGTTCGATTCGACCCACGACGAACCCCTGGGCGAAATCATCTCGGTGCGACTGCTAGTCGGCGTGGTCGCCCTCGTGGCGGTGACGGCGGTGATTGCGATGGTGGTCCATCGACGACTCGAATCGCCATCCGCACGAGCGGCGGCCACAGTCCAGTCCTATCACACCAATTTGGGCTACATTGGCCTCCCGGTCGTGGCGAGTGCGCTCGGCGAGCGGGCGGCGGCTATCGGCAGTGTCGTCCTCGGGATCGGTGCCCTGGTCCAGATTCCGCTGACGGTCATGCTCCTCGTCCGGATCACTGGCGCTGGGACGAACGTCCGGGATGAACTCGGGCGACTGGTAACGAACCCAGTCTTGATCGCGTTGCTCGTCGGACTCGCAGTCTCGCAAGCACCCTTCGCCGTCACTGGCCGGCCTGCCGCGGGTATCGCGTTGGTTGCCGAGGCGGCCCTGCCCATCGCGCTCCTCTGTGTCGGGGGCTCGATCGAACTCGAATCGATCGACTTCGATCGCTCGATCGTCGGGCGCGTCTTGGCGCTGAAACTGCTCGCCATGCCTGCCATCGCTTGGTTGGTCTTGCTCGCCGTCGGGGCCACACCTGCCACACTCCGGACGGTAGTCGTCATGTTCGGTGCGCCGACGGCCGTCTCGACGTTCATTTACGTCACTGAGATGGGTGGCGATCGTCGTCTGGCTTCGGTGAACGTCTTTCTCACGACAGTGGCCTCGGCGATCACACTTTCGGCGTTGATCGCACTCGCACCCTGA
- a CDS encoding ferritin-like domain-containing protein, translating to MSDDVVDLLRKAYVDEIETAMNYLANGTYLETVRGEIVAESLKEDVEEELHHAEELGYRLRYYGEVPPASADFEANQDSLQPPAEGSDVLTVIDGVIEAEEDAIETYEALIEAAEAANDPVTEDLATELLADEQAHRAEFLSYRQDFA from the coding sequence ATGTCAGACGACGTTGTCGACCTGCTGCGAAAAGCGTACGTAGACGAGATCGAGACCGCGATGAACTACCTGGCCAACGGGACCTATCTCGAGACGGTCCGTGGTGAGATCGTCGCCGAATCGCTCAAAGAGGACGTCGAAGAGGAACTCCATCACGCCGAAGAACTCGGCTACCGGCTCCGATACTACGGCGAAGTGCCGCCGGCATCGGCCGATTTCGAGGCCAACCAGGACTCCCTTCAGCCCCCGGCCGAAGGGAGCGACGTCCTGACGGTCATCGACGGCGTTATCGAAGCCGAGGAAGATGCCATCGAGACCTACGAAGCACTGATCGAGGCCGCCGAAGCAGCCAACGACCCCGTTACAGAGGACCTGGCAACGGAACTGCTCGCGGACGAACAGGCCCACCGGGCGGAATTCCTTAGCTACCGGCAGGACTTCGCCTGA
- a CDS encoding transketolase: MNTVSIDQAPDGDLADRIESYRQTAPAVRKDIIEMVYAAQSGHPGGSLSAVEFLLWLYNEELNVDPEQPDDPDRDRLVYSKGHACPVLYALLDRYDFIDCDPNEEFRRLGGELPGHSSPKVPGVEFPSGSLGQGLSYANGQALGAEYDDDDFDVYVVLGDGEVQEGNIWEAAMSAGEKELDVVAIVDRNKKQNDLPVAETMEIDPLAEKFESFRWDTWEVDGHDFEEIAAAFEEINETDGPRVLIANTVKGHPIDFMEAQPNGYHAGAITDDELEEAMDELGFDAADVEVDQ, from the coding sequence GTGAATACCGTGTCTATTGATCAAGCGCCTGACGGCGATCTTGCCGACCGAATCGAGTCGTATCGCCAGACGGCACCGGCCGTCCGCAAGGACATCATCGAGATGGTCTATGCGGCCCAGTCGGGCCATCCTGGCGGGTCGCTGTCGGCCGTCGAGTTTCTACTCTGGTTGTACAACGAAGAACTGAACGTCGACCCCGAGCAGCCGGACGACCCGGACCGAGATCGGCTCGTCTACAGCAAAGGCCACGCCTGCCCCGTGCTGTACGCGCTGCTGGATCGCTACGACTTCATCGATTGTGACCCTAACGAGGAGTTTCGCCGCCTTGGTGGCGAACTGCCGGGACACTCCTCACCGAAAGTGCCGGGTGTCGAGTTCCCCTCTGGATCGCTCGGTCAGGGCCTCTCGTACGCGAACGGGCAGGCCTTGGGTGCGGAGTACGACGACGACGATTTCGATGTCTACGTCGTACTCGGCGACGGTGAAGTCCAGGAAGGCAACATCTGGGAAGCTGCGATGTCCGCCGGCGAGAAGGAACTGGACGTCGTCGCGATCGTCGACCGCAACAAGAAGCAAAACGACCTCCCCGTCGCCGAGACGATGGAGATCGACCCGCTGGCCGAGAAGTTCGAGTCCTTCCGGTGGGACACCTGGGAAGTCGACGGTCACGACTTCGAGGAGATCGCCGCGGCCTTCGAAGAGATCAACGAGACTGATGGTCCGCGAGTGTTGATCGCCAACACGGTCAAAGGCCACCCGATCGACTTCATGGAGGCCCAGCCCAACGGCTATCACGCCGGTGCGATCACCGACGATGAACTCGAGGAGGCGATGGACGAGCTTGGGTTCGACGCTGCCGATGTGGAGGTGGACCAATGA
- a CDS encoding transketolase family protein, with the protein MSEKISTRNGFGNGLLREAEEREDFIVMDADLAKSTRGGWFRDEYPERWINVGISEQDLFATAAGIAETGHPVFANTFAIFSQRGFEQVRQQIARPKQNVTVVGSHAGVITGEDGPSAQTVEDISAYRALPNLRVISPADAVEANALVTALADDDDPAYLRLVRESIPVIHDEDDYEPQIGKGEVLRDGGDITLIAHGAMVHVVQEAADILAEAGIDARVINMSTIKPLDEQLVVESAKQTGAVLTAEDHSVIGGLGSAVAEVLAEQQPTKMTRVGIDDEFGTSGNGLDLYEHFGFTGDAIAEEAKELLA; encoded by the coding sequence ATGAGTGAGAAGATTTCGACCCGGAACGGCTTCGGGAACGGCTTGTTGCGTGAGGCTGAGGAACGCGAGGACTTCATCGTCATGGACGCCGACCTGGCAAAGTCCACGCGTGGGGGCTGGTTCCGCGACGAGTACCCCGAACGCTGGATCAACGTCGGCATCTCAGAACAGGACCTCTTTGCCACTGCTGCGGGGATCGCCGAGACGGGGCATCCGGTCTTTGCCAACACGTTCGCGATTTTCTCACAGCGTGGCTTCGAGCAAGTCCGCCAGCAGATCGCCCGTCCGAAACAGAACGTGACGGTCGTTGGTAGCCACGCCGGCGTCATCACCGGCGAAGACGGCCCGAGCGCCCAGACGGTCGAAGACATTTCGGCGTATCGTGCGCTCCCGAATCTGCGTGTCATCTCGCCCGCGGACGCCGTCGAGGCGAACGCGCTCGTCACCGCACTCGCCGACGACGACGACCCTGCCTATCTCCGACTGGTTCGTGAGTCGATCCCCGTCATCCACGACGAAGACGACTACGAACCGCAAATCGGCAAAGGCGAGGTACTGCGAGACGGTGGAGATATCACGCTCATCGCCCACGGCGCGATGGTCCACGTCGTCCAGGAGGCCGCCGATATCCTGGCCGAGGCTGGCATCGACGCTCGTGTGATCAACATGTCGACGATCAAGCCCCTGGACGAACAGCTGGTCGTCGAATCCGCCAAACAGACCGGCGCAGTCCTGACCGCCGAGGACCACAGCGTCATCGGTGGGCTGGGCAGTGCTGTTGCGGAAGTACTGGCCGAGCAACAGCCGACGAAGATGACCCGCGTCGGCATCGACGACGAGTTCGGGACCTCGGGCAACGGGCTCGATCTCTACGAACACTTCGGCTTCACTGGCGACGCGATCGCCGAAGAAGCCAAAGAGCTGCTGGCCTGA
- the fsa gene encoding fructose-6-phosphate aldolase, which produces MRTYIDSAFVDEVREADELGLVDGVTTNPSLVSSTDRQYRDIIDELDEFVDGPISVEVIATDYEGMLEEAREYDTWGDNIAVKLPMTRDGMMALQTLTAEGVQTNITLVFSVNQALIAAKNGATMVSPFIGRLDDNGHDGVGLIEDIRTVYDNYGFETDILAASIRNPRHVQAVAKAGSDIVTLPPDVADAMFDHPRTDSGLEAFLDDWGDRESPALK; this is translated from the coding sequence ATGCGTACGTACATCGATTCGGCGTTCGTTGACGAGGTACGAGAAGCCGACGAGCTGGGACTGGTCGACGGGGTAACGACGAACCCGTCGCTGGTGTCTTCGACCGATCGCCAGTACCGTGACATCATCGACGAGCTCGACGAGTTCGTCGACGGGCCGATCAGCGTCGAAGTGATCGCCACGGACTATGAAGGCATGCTCGAAGAAGCCCGAGAATACGATACCTGGGGCGACAATATCGCCGTCAAGTTGCCGATGACCCGCGACGGCATGATGGCCTTGCAGACGCTGACGGCGGAAGGCGTCCAGACCAACATCACGCTGGTGTTCTCGGTCAACCAGGCGTTGATCGCTGCGAAGAACGGCGCGACGATGGTCTCGCCGTTCATCGGCCGGCTAGACGACAACGGCCACGACGGCGTCGGCCTCATCGAGGACATTCGGACTGTCTACGACAACTACGGCTTCGAGACCGACATCCTCGCAGCCTCGATCCGGAACCCCCGCCACGTCCAAGCGGTCGCCAAGGCGGGCTCGGATATCGTGACGCTGCCGCCGGATGTCGCCGACGCGATGTTCGATCACCCCCGCACCGACAGCGGCCTCGAGGCCTTCCTCGACGACTGGGGCGACCGCGAGAGTCCCGCCCTGAAGTAG
- a CDS encoding aldo/keto reductase has protein sequence MSIPTTTLPSGDELPVVGKGTYELESDAVKTPVETALETGYTHVDTAEGYMNEASLGEVLTDHDRGDIFLTSKVLPKHLNYESVIEAAKSTLADLGTDYLDLYLIHWPNPAISVRETMDAMATLKSQGLVRNVGVSNFDRYQLSAAQHVSSVPIAVNQIEFHPYFQRPDLVEYCRDNDIVIEAAAPLARTDVLDDPTIQELAEKYERTPAQIVLRWAVEKDVVVLPRSKSREHIEENIALFEFELEAADHARIDDLDRDEPVYDDRARSWDDDVWGMAE, from the coding sequence ATGTCGATCCCGACCACCACGCTCCCGAGCGGCGACGAGCTACCAGTCGTCGGCAAAGGAACCTACGAGTTAGAGAGCGATGCGGTCAAAACGCCGGTCGAAACCGCCCTCGAGACTGGGTATACCCACGTCGATACCGCCGAGGGATACATGAACGAGGCATCTCTGGGCGAGGTCCTCACCGACCACGACCGTGGTGATATCTTCCTCACCTCGAAAGTCCTCCCCAAACATCTCAACTACGAGTCGGTGATCGAGGCAGCGAAGTCGACGCTGGCCGACCTGGGGACGGACTATCTGGACCTGTACCTGATTCACTGGCCGAACCCGGCGATCTCCGTCCGAGAGACGATGGACGCGATGGCGACGTTGAAATCACAGGGGCTCGTCCGCAATGTCGGCGTTTCGAACTTCGATCGGTATCAACTCAGCGCGGCCCAGCACGTCAGCTCGGTGCCGATCGCCGTCAACCAGATCGAGTTTCACCCCTACTTCCAGCGGCCCGACCTTGTCGAGTACTGCCGAGACAACGATATCGTCATCGAGGCTGCGGCCCCCCTCGCCCGGACCGACGTGCTCGACGACCCGACGATTCAAGAACTCGCCGAGAAATACGAGCGGACGCCCGCCCAGATCGTGCTTCGGTGGGCAGTCGAGAAAGACGTCGTCGTCTTGCCGCGTTCGAAATCTCGGGAACACATCGAGGAAAACATCGCTCTCTTCGAGTTCGAACTCGAAGCGGCCGATCACGCCCGTATCGACGACCTCGACCGTGACGAGCCAGTCTACGACGACCGAGCCCGCTCCTGGGACGACGACGTCTGGGGCATGGCAGAGTGA
- a CDS encoding triose-phosphate isomerase: protein MRLPYPHFQVNYKLYPGTGGSDGLELAGMIERIATETGGTFVLTPQLPDVRLLARETELPVIAPAVDPVDPGRGMGKILPETLSDGGAVGAVINHAENRDTIADIQRKVERCRDAGLDAIVCVDSVEAGRAVAPFDPDQFLFERPDDIGGQAPITQTHPERVKAFLDMRDANAPETAVRIGGGITSATDVSRAFDLGVDAVGAASAIATAENPGSVLRAIGAAVAEQ from the coding sequence ATGAGGTTGCCCTATCCACATTTCCAGGTCAACTACAAGCTCTATCCGGGCACGGGCGGGTCCGATGGTCTCGAACTCGCGGGGATGATCGAACGGATCGCCACCGAGACCGGCGGGACGTTCGTCCTCACGCCCCAGCTCCCCGACGTACGCCTGCTGGCACGGGAGACGGAGCTACCGGTCATCGCCCCAGCGGTCGATCCCGTCGATCCAGGACGCGGCATGGGGAAAATCCTCCCGGAGACGCTTTCGGATGGGGGCGCAGTCGGCGCCGTGATCAACCACGCCGAGAACCGCGATACGATCGCGGACATCCAGCGGAAAGTCGAGCGCTGTCGAGACGCGGGGCTCGATGCGATCGTCTGTGTCGACAGCGTCGAAGCCGGCCGCGCCGTTGCCCCGTTCGACCCCGACCAATTCCTCTTCGAGCGTCCCGATGACATCGGGGGGCAAGCCCCGATCACGCAGACTCACCCGGAACGGGTCAAGGCGTTTCTCGACATGCGGGACGCAAACGCCCCCGAGACGGCCGTCCGGATCGGCGGTGGGATCACATCCGCCACGGACGTTAGCCGCGCTTTCGATCTGGGCGTTGATGCGGTCGGCGCGGCGTCGGCGATCGCGACCGCCGAGAACCCTGGTTCGGTCCTCCGAGCGATCGGAGCGGCCGTGGCCGAACAGTGA